In Ostrea edulis chromosome 6, xbOstEdul1.1, whole genome shotgun sequence, a single window of DNA contains:
- the LOC125682936 gene encoding PDF receptor-like gives MMSDTNTSFLSNVECADRYKLFPFDNVTFCGAVHDGLMCWPPTAAGETIRIKCPPYQGFDPSKEAVRKCGRNGSWEEIYESIVTISKTNFADCVIPSDIDIFRKFDDRDRQSALAMSAVALSLLILSLLSIIIVFLLYYCILPKFVNGILHVKIHKTLFVAAVLDILAKIATHALFIYELSNISFINSIIFTSFVCKFLATFKQYTEIVFLGWIAVDSNFLQILSKSDHLCSFGFSMYCIVGWGLPIVPLTLWVVTLVVDHKVQCWIDHTSHPVMWVIDIYKLFILTITFVFLLMAMVRLHMKIHKDKIYDLPKLKYEVTLSCIYFVYVFVSYALVVVPTHSPLRTHQVVQHLAVIFTSSRGLCAAIVYAFVNRDFLKFLQHNDVRMRFGKYLALNIQ, from the coding sequence ATGATGTCTGACACCAACACCTCGTTTCTGAGTAATGTGGAATGTGCGGATAGATAcaagttattcccctttgataATGTGACGTTTTGTGGAGCAGTTCACGACGGGCTGATGTGTTGGCCGCCCACAGCGGCCGGTGAAACTATTAGGATAAAGTGTCCACCTTATCAAGGATTCGATCCCAGTAAAGAGGCGGTTCGGAAATGTGGTAGAAACGGAAGTTGGGAGGAAATTTACGAATCCATTGTGACGATCTCTAAAACGAACTTTGCCGACTGCGTCATACCGTCTGATATCGACATATTCCGGAAATTTGACGATCGCGACCGACAGTCAGCGCTGGCGATGAGCGCCGTGGCGCTGTCTCTTCTTATCTTGTCTTTGCTTAGTATCATTATTGTTTTCTTATTGTATTACTGCATTCTTCCTAAGTTTGTAAACGGCATTCTTCATGTTAAGATTCACAAAACCCTCTTTGTAGCTGCCGTTTTGGACATATTAGCAAAAATAGCCACACATGCTTTGTTCATCTATGAACTAAGTaacatttcatttattaattctataatatttacaagtttTGTGTGCAAATTCCTGGCCACGTTTAAACAGTACACCGAAATAGTATTCCTTGGCTGGATTGCAGTGGATTCCAATTTTCTACAGATATTAAGCAAGTCTGACCATCTGTGTAGTTTCGGGTTTTCAATGTATTGCATTGTGGGATGGGGATTACCCATCGTGCCCTTGACGCTGTGGGTTGTCACCCTGGTGGTGGACCACAAAGTACAATGCTGGATCGACCATACGTCACATCCGGTCATGTGGGTGATTGACATTTACAAACTCTTTATTCTGACCATCACATTTGTTTTTCTGTTGATGGCGATGGTTAGACTTCACATGAAGATACACAAGGACAAAATTTACGACCTTCCAAAGTTGAAATATGAGGTAACCCTGTCGTGTATCTACTTCGTGTATGTGTTTGTATCTTACGCTCTGGTGGTAGTGCCGACCCACAGTCCACTACGGACTCACCAAGTGGTCCAACATTTAGCCGTTATTTTTACGTCATCCAGGGGGCTATGTGCCGCCATAGTATACGCTTTTGTGAATAGAGACTTCTTGAAATTCCTACAGCATAACGATGTACGTATGCGTTTTGGGAAATATCTTGCTCTGAATATTCAGTAA